The following are encoded together in the Solenopsis invicta isolate M01_SB chromosome 14, UNIL_Sinv_3.0, whole genome shotgun sequence genome:
- the LOC105207648 gene encoding INO80 complex subunit B isoform X1 produces the protein MDASDVSLQKRHKKHKHKKHKKKKLMHDDSDAFVDISADADRKKSFRIKVKKEDERRYSLDKREKILKTCGLNTATISTASSPKGATTKKKIPKGSKGKDSGTSSEEERWLDAIESGKLEEVDDELKKIKPKDPKLMTARQRAMFERKTDTEPNPGVEQLMSLPTGYKEKVMTAEAIQKAALKSLKRKQLADEKREKDKKKTMERLLKKQESKASKVVSKGRLSKRQVPLVTYRLTIEGSSISLPPGENFPLSPAKERSPPKQILCGVNQCKNLKKYSCSKTGMPLCSLKCYKANLLLSR, from the exons ATGG ATGCGAGCGATGTCTCCCTGCAGAAGAGACATAAGAAACACAAGCATAAGAAGCATAAGAAAAAGAAGCTTATGCATGATGACAGCGACGCCTTCGTAGATATCTCAGCTGATGCTGATCGGAAGAAGAGCTTtcgaataaaagtaaaaaaagaggATGAACGGAGGTACag TCTGGATAAACGTGAAAAGATATTGAAAACATGTGGTTTGAATACAGCTACAATAAGCACTGCATCTTCTCCGAAAGGTGCAACTACGAAGAAGAAAATTCCAAAAGGTAGCAAAGGTAAAGATAGTGGAACCAGCAGCGAGGAAGAAAGATGGCTTGACGCTATTGAATCCGGTAAATTGGAAGag GTTGATGATGAGTTGAAGAAAATTAAGCCAAAGGATCCTAAGTTAATGACAGCGCGTCAGAGAGCGATGTTTGAAAGAAAAACTGATACAGAGCCTAATCCAGGTGTCGAACAACTGATGTCGTTACCTACTGGTTACAAAGAAAAAGTTATGACTGCGGAAGCTATACAGAAGGCTGCTCTAAAGTCTCTAAAACGGAAACAGCTCGCTgatgaaaagagagaaaaggataAG aaaaaaacaatGGAGAGATTGCTCAAAAAACAAGAATCTAAAGCATCCAAAGTTGTTAGCAAGGGCAGATTATCTAAACGACAAGTACCATTGGTGACGTATCGTTTAACGATCGAGGGAAGTTCCATATCTTTACCACCCGGTGAAAATTTTCCACTTTCCCCTGCCAAAGA gagAAGTCCACCAAAACAAATCCTTTGCGGGGTCAATCAGtgtaaaaatctcaaaaaatattcgTGTTCAAAAACAGGAATGCCATTATGCAGTTTAAAGTGTTACAAAGCCAATCTTCTTTTATCCAGGTAA
- the LOC105207648 gene encoding INO80 complex subunit B isoform X2, giving the protein MDASDVSLQKRHKKHKHKKHKKKKLMHDDSDAFVDISADADRKKSFRIKVKKEDERSLDKREKILKTCGLNTATISTASSPKGATTKKKIPKGSKGKDSGTSSEEERWLDAIESGKLEEVDDELKKIKPKDPKLMTARQRAMFERKTDTEPNPGVEQLMSLPTGYKEKVMTAEAIQKAALKSLKRKQLADEKREKDKKKTMERLLKKQESKASKVVSKGRLSKRQVPLVTYRLTIEGSSISLPPGENFPLSPAKERSPPKQILCGVNQCKNLKKYSCSKTGMPLCSLKCYKANLLLSR; this is encoded by the exons ATGG ATGCGAGCGATGTCTCCCTGCAGAAGAGACATAAGAAACACAAGCATAAGAAGCATAAGAAAAAGAAGCTTATGCATGATGACAGCGACGCCTTCGTAGATATCTCAGCTGATGCTGATCGGAAGAAGAGCTTtcgaataaaagtaaaaaaagaggATGAACGGAG TCTGGATAAACGTGAAAAGATATTGAAAACATGTGGTTTGAATACAGCTACAATAAGCACTGCATCTTCTCCGAAAGGTGCAACTACGAAGAAGAAAATTCCAAAAGGTAGCAAAGGTAAAGATAGTGGAACCAGCAGCGAGGAAGAAAGATGGCTTGACGCTATTGAATCCGGTAAATTGGAAGag GTTGATGATGAGTTGAAGAAAATTAAGCCAAAGGATCCTAAGTTAATGACAGCGCGTCAGAGAGCGATGTTTGAAAGAAAAACTGATACAGAGCCTAATCCAGGTGTCGAACAACTGATGTCGTTACCTACTGGTTACAAAGAAAAAGTTATGACTGCGGAAGCTATACAGAAGGCTGCTCTAAAGTCTCTAAAACGGAAACAGCTCGCTgatgaaaagagagaaaaggataAG aaaaaaacaatGGAGAGATTGCTCAAAAAACAAGAATCTAAAGCATCCAAAGTTGTTAGCAAGGGCAGATTATCTAAACGACAAGTACCATTGGTGACGTATCGTTTAACGATCGAGGGAAGTTCCATATCTTTACCACCCGGTGAAAATTTTCCACTTTCCCCTGCCAAAGA gagAAGTCCACCAAAACAAATCCTTTGCGGGGTCAATCAGtgtaaaaatctcaaaaaatattcgTGTTCAAAAACAGGAATGCCATTATGCAGTTTAAAGTGTTACAAAGCCAATCTTCTTTTATCCAGGTAA
- the LOC105207648 gene encoding INO80 complex subunit B isoform X3 codes for MHDDSDAFVDISADADRKKSFRIKVKKEDERRYSLDKREKILKTCGLNTATISTASSPKGATTKKKIPKGSKGKDSGTSSEEERWLDAIESGKLEEVDDELKKIKPKDPKLMTARQRAMFERKTDTEPNPGVEQLMSLPTGYKEKVMTAEAIQKAALKSLKRKQLADEKREKDKKKTMERLLKKQESKASKVVSKGRLSKRQVPLVTYRLTIEGSSISLPPGENFPLSPAKERSPPKQILCGVNQCKNLKKYSCSKTGMPLCSLKCYKANLLLSR; via the exons ATGCATGATGACAGCGACGCCTTCGTAGATATCTCAGCTGATGCTGATCGGAAGAAGAGCTTtcgaataaaagtaaaaaaagaggATGAACGGAGGTACag TCTGGATAAACGTGAAAAGATATTGAAAACATGTGGTTTGAATACAGCTACAATAAGCACTGCATCTTCTCCGAAAGGTGCAACTACGAAGAAGAAAATTCCAAAAGGTAGCAAAGGTAAAGATAGTGGAACCAGCAGCGAGGAAGAAAGATGGCTTGACGCTATTGAATCCGGTAAATTGGAAGag GTTGATGATGAGTTGAAGAAAATTAAGCCAAAGGATCCTAAGTTAATGACAGCGCGTCAGAGAGCGATGTTTGAAAGAAAAACTGATACAGAGCCTAATCCAGGTGTCGAACAACTGATGTCGTTACCTACTGGTTACAAAGAAAAAGTTATGACTGCGGAAGCTATACAGAAGGCTGCTCTAAAGTCTCTAAAACGGAAACAGCTCGCTgatgaaaagagagaaaaggataAG aaaaaaacaatGGAGAGATTGCTCAAAAAACAAGAATCTAAAGCATCCAAAGTTGTTAGCAAGGGCAGATTATCTAAACGACAAGTACCATTGGTGACGTATCGTTTAACGATCGAGGGAAGTTCCATATCTTTACCACCCGGTGAAAATTTTCCACTTTCCCCTGCCAAAGA gagAAGTCCACCAAAACAAATCCTTTGCGGGGTCAATCAGtgtaaaaatctcaaaaaatattcgTGTTCAAAAACAGGAATGCCATTATGCAGTTTAAAGTGTTACAAAGCCAATCTTCTTTTATCCAGGTAA
- the LOC105207649 gene encoding uncharacterized protein LOC105207649, with amino-acid sequence MERSIGKHGALQSFRPERHQPLSTSAWSLGFRTELVRETLWSVRVISEPVTRRPRRWYQRHSATGSTADHGSTVRRSRCAASKYPLHLYSLMHLGISDHPKKNY; translated from the exons ATGGAGAGAAGCATTGGAAAGCACGGCGCTCTACAAAGTTTCCGGCCAGAACGCCATCAGCCGTTATCCACTTCCGCTTGGTCACTAGGATTCCGTACAGAGTTGGTC AGAGAAACTCTCTGGTCGGTTCGAGTGATATCGGAACCTGTTACACGCCGACCGCGCAGATGGTACCAACGTCACTCTGCGACCGGGTCGACCGCGGATCATGGGTCAACCGTTAGAAGGTCGCGCTGCGCCGCGAGCAAGTATCCGCTGCATTTATATTCTCTGATGCATTTAGGAATAAGTGATCATCCAAAGAAGAATTATTGA